A genomic window from Cotesia glomerata isolate CgM1 linkage group LG7, MPM_Cglom_v2.3, whole genome shotgun sequence includes:
- the LOC123268761 gene encoding uncharacterized protein LOC123268761 isoform X2: protein MKLKNHRSRAKTSKRQRTNVEQFSKRLDKLFDIANCAALKNLPKNLQQFLTDCRKGNRNIHLPAIDVIPEETSGNLSAMEVETPNNEEIGMKLSQQSSLNSFCSSISNSSELKRTCSDFEDTMPAPKKNKIDILTSELVLALDRTKTSNRNAMYIISAVIQSLGLEIDKYNLSYSTIRNARISKREEIVDTIKEEEIFDDSLVVHWDGKMLPAGNGQPKAERLSIHVTGINTDKNLKTPILSDGTGESQASAIFETLIEWDLCDNVKAMCFDTTSSNTEVAWPVTNSPNVPIFKRLRDNWKKLINLRMKSAQRIKILHLF, encoded by the exons ATGAAACTGAAGAATCATCGAAGTCGTGCAAAGACATCGAAAAGACAACGAACAAATGTGGAACAGTTTAGCAAACgtcttgataaattatttgacattGCAAATTGTGctgcactaaaaaatttaccgaaaaatttGCAGCAATTTTTGACAGATTGTCGTAAAGGAAATAGAAATATCCATCTACCAGCAATTGACGTTATACCAGAAGAAACTTCTGGAAATCTGTCTGCGATGGAAGTAGAAACTCCCAATAATGAGGAAATTG GAATGAAATTATCCCAACAGTCGTCCTTAAATAGTTTCTGTAGTTCCATATCAAATTCCAGTGAATTGAAGCGAACTTGTTCAGACTTTGAAGATACAATGCCAGCgcctaagaaaaataaaattgatattctgaCTTCGGAATTAGTATTAGCACTAGATAGAACTAAAACTAGTAACAGAAATGCGATGTACATCATTTCTGCTGTTATTCAAAGTTTAGGACTTgagattgataaatataatttaagttaCTCCACTATTCGCAATGCGCGTATTTcaaaaagagaagaaattGTCGATACGAtcaaagaagaagaaatttttgatgactCTCTCGTAGTGCACTGGGATGGAAAGATGCTTCCTGCGGGAAATGGTCAACCAAAAGCAGAACGATTATCAATACACGTCACCGGAATaaatactgataaaaatttaaaaactccgaTTCTCTCTGATGGCACAGGTGAAAGCCAAGCTTCAGCCATTTTTGAAACGCTGATAGAGTGGGATCTTTGCGATAATGTTAAAGCAATGTGCTTTGATACAACTAGTTCAAATACCG AAGTTGCTTGGCCAGTGACGAATAGTCCAAATGTACCAATTTTCAAAAGACTCAGAgataattggaaaaaattgataaatctgCGTATGAAATCGGCACAGAGGATAAAGATATTGcacttattttaa
- the LOC123268761 gene encoding uncharacterized protein LOC123268761 isoform X1, whose protein sequence is MKLKNHRSRAKTSKRQRTNVEQFSKRLDKLFDIANCAALKNLPKNLQQFLTDCRKGNRNIHLPAIDVIPEETSGNLSAMEVETPNNEEIGMKLSQQSSLNSFCSSISNSSELKRTCSDFEDTMPAPKKNKIDILTSELVLALDRTKTSNRNAMYIISAVIQSLGLEIDKYNLSYSTIRNARISKREEIVDTIKEEEIFDDSLVVHWDGKMLPAGNGQPKAERLSIHVTGINTDKNLKTPILSDGTGESQASAIFETLIEWDLCDNVKAMCFDTTSSNTGCFNGACALLEDKIGRDLLYLACRHHTSELMLRNVAEVAWPVTNSPNVPIFKRLRDNWKKLINLRMKSAQRIKILHLF, encoded by the exons ATGAAACTGAAGAATCATCGAAGTCGTGCAAAGACATCGAAAAGACAACGAACAAATGTGGAACAGTTTAGCAAACgtcttgataaattatttgacattGCAAATTGTGctgcactaaaaaatttaccgaaaaatttGCAGCAATTTTTGACAGATTGTCGTAAAGGAAATAGAAATATCCATCTACCAGCAATTGACGTTATACCAGAAGAAACTTCTGGAAATCTGTCTGCGATGGAAGTAGAAACTCCCAATAATGAGGAAATTG GAATGAAATTATCCCAACAGTCGTCCTTAAATAGTTTCTGTAGTTCCATATCAAATTCCAGTGAATTGAAGCGAACTTGTTCAGACTTTGAAGATACAATGCCAGCgcctaagaaaaataaaattgatattctgaCTTCGGAATTAGTATTAGCACTAGATAGAACTAAAACTAGTAACAGAAATGCGATGTACATCATTTCTGCTGTTATTCAAAGTTTAGGACTTgagattgataaatataatttaagttaCTCCACTATTCGCAATGCGCGTATTTcaaaaagagaagaaattGTCGATACGAtcaaagaagaagaaatttttgatgactCTCTCGTAGTGCACTGGGATGGAAAGATGCTTCCTGCGGGAAATGGTCAACCAAAAGCAGAACGATTATCAATACACGTCACCGGAATaaatactgataaaaatttaaaaactccgaTTCTCTCTGATGGCACAGGTGAAAGCCAAGCTTCAGCCATTTTTGAAACGCTGATAGAGTGGGATCTTTGCGATAATGTTAAAGCAATGTGCTTTGATACAACTAGTTCAAATACCG GTTGTTTTAATGGCGCATGTGCATTATTAGAAGATAAAATTGGCCGTGACTTATTATATCTTGCTTGTCGCCATCATACTTCTGAATTGATGTTACGAAATGTTGCAGAAGTTGCTTGGCCAGTGACGAATAGTCCAAATGTACCAATTTTCAAAAGACTCAGAgataattggaaaaaattgataaatctgCGTATGAAATCGGCACAGAGGATAAAGATATTGcacttattttaa